From a region of the Sulfitobacter alexandrii genome:
- a CDS encoding IclR family transcriptional regulator: protein MRPRKDRTKDAERQDRDFVTALARGLELLRAFRREGEALGNGELAERTGLSRSTVSRLAYTLNKLEYLSYDPDTARYRLAPPVLSLGFSCLAGIPLRQLAKPFMQELADYTGMPVAMASRDRLSMVYLERCKGTNAVTLAIEVGAHIKLATTAVGRACIAAHGPDEQARILALVEEHEGDNWPNVQPGIEAAIEDYQQYGYCTSFTEWKRDVNAVAVPFVPTDGSPIIAFNCGGPSQTLTRDWIESDVAHRLVDLVRRVAAVAP, encoded by the coding sequence GTGAGACCAAGGAAAGACCGCACCAAGGACGCCGAGAGACAGGACCGCGATTTTGTCACGGCGTTGGCGCGCGGCTTGGAGCTGTTGCGGGCCTTTCGGCGGGAAGGGGAAGCTCTGGGGAACGGTGAGTTGGCCGAGCGCACTGGCCTGAGCAGATCGACGGTCTCAAGGCTGGCCTATACACTGAACAAGCTGGAATACCTCAGCTACGATCCGGATACAGCACGCTATCGACTGGCCCCTCCAGTGCTTTCGCTGGGTTTCTCCTGCCTTGCAGGGATTCCGCTGCGGCAACTCGCAAAGCCCTTTATGCAGGAATTAGCAGATTACACAGGTATGCCGGTGGCCATGGCCAGTCGTGACCGACTATCGATGGTCTATCTAGAGCGGTGCAAGGGCACCAACGCCGTCACGCTGGCGATTGAGGTTGGTGCCCATATTAAACTGGCCACTACCGCGGTTGGTCGCGCCTGCATAGCGGCACACGGCCCGGATGAGCAGGCCAGAATTCTGGCCCTTGTGGAGGAACATGAGGGTGACAACTGGCCGAATGTGCAGCCCGGAATCGAAGCAGCTATCGAAGACTACCAACAGTACGGTTATTGCACGTCCTTCACGGAGTGGAAGCGTGATGTGAACGCAGTAGCAGTGCCCTTCGTGCCGACGGACGGCTCACCCATCATTGCCTTCAACTGCGGCGGTCCTTCGCAAACCCTTACGCGCGATTGGATCGAAAGCGACGTCGCGCACCGCCTTGTCGATCTTGTCCGCCGCGTTGCGGCGGTCGCACCCTGA